Within Quercus lobata isolate SW786 chromosome 5, ValleyOak3.0 Primary Assembly, whole genome shotgun sequence, the genomic segment GATCTCTACATAACTGCCCTAGTCTACCATTACTCTGTTCACATCATACCCCCCTATTCTAAGGGTGACCATCAAAGCGTCATCATATGGTTGGATAGTTCTAATCTTGTCTTCGTCTAGGAAACTCAGTAACAGTCGGACCTCCATCCTAGCTTTCTTCAACTCAGAGTGAGAGTCCTCAGCCGGTAGCCTAGCTACAGACATTACCTTAGAAAGGTGAGAACCAGTTCTTCCAGGTGCAGCAAAAATGACATTGATTGTACCTAGCGAGGGCCTTGAAGAAATATTCCCTTAAGCCCTTGACCTTGATTGGTCCCCTTGTCCGTTGGGCCGATATAGAAATTGTTGCAACTTCCCCTCCTTGACCAGTTGCTCCAGATGGTTCCATAGTATTTTACAGTCCTTGGTGGTATGTCCCTGCTCTTGGTGGTACTGGCAGTGAAGACTTTGGTTGCGCCTCAAAGGGTCTCAACTAattttgtttggccatttaaagtatgGCTCGTtttttatcttctcaaaaaCTTAATGCACCAGTTCTCTGAACACGGCATTAACCACTTGAGGAGCTATAGGCTCAGATTGCCCAGCAAAATCCCTTCGGGGTCTGTTATTGTTGTAACGATCCGACCTAAAATCTCTCCTCTCCTAAGGGATAACCATGCCCTTTCTCTTGCCTTGCTGCTGGTCttcttcaattctcttatacTTGTCAATCCAATCTATAAGTTGGTGTATACTAATAACAAGTTTCCCAGTCAAAgacttccttaagccatgctcagTAGGTAGGCCGAGCTTGAAAGTGCTAATGGCTATAACGTTAAAATCACCATCTATCtcgttgaacatctcccaatatctgtTCGAATATGTTTTCAGGGTTTCTCCTTCTCTCATGGACAGAGACAACAAGAAAGCTAAAGGCTGAGGAACCCTGCTACACGTAATAAAGTGGGATCCAAACGCCTGAGTGAGTTCCTTGAAGGAATCAATGGAAGTTGCCCTCAGaccatcaaaccacctcattgcCACAGGCCCTAAACTGGATGGGAATACGTTGCACATCAAGGTCTCGTTCTTGGAATGTACAGCCATCCTTTGATTGAAgtggctaacatgctccacatGGTCTGTTCTaccattgtacatggtgaaTGTGGGTTAAGCGAATCGCCGAGGAAGTCTCCCTCCCTCAATCTAGCACGTGAAAGGTGATTTAGATATTTGGTTGATTACTTTACTCATAACGTTGTTTCCCAGGCCTATCAAGGATGAATTTCTGTTTCTACGCTCATGATGATAGTCCTCATCATATGAGAAAGACTCACTAGGAGGAGTCCTTGATCTGCACCTATAGTTGCCATCCTCTTCACCATCAGAAGAGAAGTCAAAATTGGATGGAGCTCACTTTCGCCGATCATGGCTCTAGCTTCTCTTCAGGTGATCAATTTCCTTCTACATGGCTTTGGTATCTTTCTCCTAGGAGATATGGCTACCACCTCGAGAATGGCTCTTACTAGTATGGGCAGTATGTACACTCCTCTCCCGGTCTCTCCTCTACTCAAGTTCATGGAAGTGATCTCGTTGAGACCCCATGGATTCTGCTTGGTTTGAACCTGAACCTACCATAGTCGAATGTCGAACTCACTATCACACCAGTAATTCTCACAGatggtgccaattgtaaggactagaTTTGAATCCCTAACCCAAAAGATATATGGACtgaggcccaaaaagcccaaaacaatgaatttgtaaagaatgagttggaaaactaggctctaatgaatCAGACAAACACAAAAGTAGATTTAGATGACAAGAAGATGTAAATGGATAGGtttataatgaagaaaatcGTCCTTGGCAAAGTCTGAGAAGAtctgttcttatatatttctttcagaTTTGATTACAAAGTCAGT encodes:
- the LOC115990134 gene encoding uncharacterized protein LOC115990134 — encoded protein: MYNGRTDHVEHVSHFNQRMAVHSKNETLMCNVFPSSLGPVAMRWFDGLRATSIDSFKELTQAFGSHFITCSRVPQPLAFLLSLSMREGETLKTYSNRYWEMFNEIDGDFNVIAISTFKLGLPTEHGLRKSLTGKLVISIHQLIDWIDKYKRIEEDQQQGKRKGMVIP